From one Falsibacillus pallidus genomic stretch:
- a CDS encoding MFS transporter, with the protein MGWLNKWNASWMSFNKNIRMAILANIFGQIGLGIFMVIYNFYIRELGFADNMNGKIISMTSLATAIILIPAGILSDRIGRKKIILWGSFAAGILLIFRSTATSEMWLTLTAFFGGAAMAFIQVSTIPLLSENSTPSKRIQLFSMHFALTTAANVVGSVAGGIMTDGLGNFLSDLISIRITLIAGSVIFLAGILPIFKITEHKTQLLIKAENSQVKSTSISPLIKNLKVIILFAFAQLLIGVGAGLVIPYLNLYFSDRFHASNSSIGIIISLGQAATALAMFIGPRVVKKVGEVKAVVILQMASLPFLLLTAYTHSLGLAAAGFLFRQALMNAGNPIQMSLMMGKVEDSAKGLANSINQMVFNLGWALMGPVSMGFVSQHGSYWGYAYVFTITAGLYLIGSTYFYLMFRTKRPKKTMTLAPR; encoded by the coding sequence ATGGGATGGTTGAACAAATGGAATGCAAGCTGGATGAGTTTTAATAAAAATATACGTATGGCAATATTAGCAAATATTTTTGGCCAAATTGGTTTGGGTATCTTCATGGTCATCTATAATTTTTATATAAGGGAATTGGGATTCGCGGATAATATGAACGGAAAAATCATTTCCATGACATCTTTGGCAACTGCTATTATCCTGATTCCTGCAGGTATTTTAAGTGATCGGATCGGAAGGAAGAAAATCATTCTTTGGGGCAGCTTTGCTGCAGGGATCCTGTTAATTTTCCGAAGCACTGCCACTAGCGAAATGTGGTTGACGCTGACTGCCTTTTTTGGCGGAGCAGCAATGGCGTTCATTCAAGTATCCACGATTCCTCTGCTTTCAGAAAACTCGACTCCTTCAAAGAGAATTCAGCTTTTCTCCATGCATTTTGCTCTCACTACAGCAGCAAATGTTGTAGGCAGTGTCGCTGGTGGAATCATGACAGATGGTCTCGGGAACTTTTTATCTGATCTGATAAGCATTCGAATAACTCTGATTGCAGGAAGCGTGATTTTTTTAGCAGGAATTCTTCCAATCTTTAAAATTACTGAACATAAAACTCAGCTATTAATCAAAGCTGAAAATAGTCAGGTGAAGAGCACATCCATTTCACCGCTTATCAAGAATTTAAAGGTCATCATTCTTTTTGCTTTTGCGCAGTTATTGATCGGTGTGGGGGCAGGGTTGGTCATTCCTTATTTGAATCTCTATTTTTCAGACCGATTCCATGCTTCTAATTCTTCAATAGGCATCATCATTTCCCTTGGTCAGGCAGCAACCGCACTGGCTATGTTCATTGGACCCCGCGTCGTCAAAAAGGTTGGGGAAGTCAAGGCTGTGGTGATTCTGCAAATGGCTTCACTCCCATTCTTGCTTTTAACCGCTTATACACACTCTTTAGGGCTGGCGGCAGCAGGATTCTTATTCCGTCAAGCTTTGATGAACGCCGGGAATCCTATTCAAATGTCCTTGATGATGGGGAAAGTGGAAGATTCCGCTAAGGGTCTGGCCAATTCCATCAATCAGATGGTATTCAATTTGGGTTGGGCACTAATGGGGCCAGTATCCATGGGGTTTGTAAGTCAGCACGGTTCGTATTGGGGATATGCTTATGTTTTTACCATCACGGCAGGATTATATCTGATCGGCTCCACTTACTTTTATTTAATGTTCAGAACAAAAAGGCCGAAAAAAACAATGACATTAGCTCCAAGATAA
- a CDS encoding ArsR/SmtB family transcription factor produces MANEAINTFRLCIPLFQSLSDPNRQDIILLLAEKEPLTVNEITENLSLSRPAISHHLKIMRDQKLVSIEQKGTQRYYSLALEDAVHLLKQLIKTVEEDCIF; encoded by the coding sequence ATGGCAAATGAAGCAATCAATACTTTCAGGTTATGCATCCCGTTATTCCAATCCTTGAGTGACCCTAACAGGCAGGATATCATATTGCTGCTTGCCGAGAAAGAGCCGCTGACAGTCAATGAAATCACTGAAAATCTTTCATTATCCCGGCCGGCCATTTCTCACCATTTAAAAATAATGAGAGATCAAAAACTGGTCTCCATCGAACAAAAAGGAACCCAGCGCTACTACTCCTTAGCGCTGGAAGATGCAGTCCACCTTCTGAAGCAGCTAATCAAAACAGTGGAGGAAGATTGTATCTTTTAA
- a CDS encoding acyl-CoA dehydrogenase family protein → MSNQTEKLVKGGSFLIEDVSYEQVFTPEDYSDEQKMIAKTTEDYVLNEVVPEVEHLENHEFDRSVKLLKQAGDLGLLGADVPEEYGGLGLDKVSSALIAEKMSRAGGFSISHGAHVGIGSLPIVLFGNEEQKQKYLPALATGEKLAAYALTEPGSGSDALGAKTTAKLNEAGTHYVLNGEKQWITNSAFADVFVVYAKINGDQFSAFIVEKEFPGVSTGPEEKKMGIKSSSTRTLILEDAEVPVENLLGQAGKGHIIAFNILNIGRYKLGVGAVGASKRALEVTVQYTNQRQQFKTPISSFNLTKEKLSTMASKLYAAESSVYRTVGLFEDRMSKLSDEEVKNGAEVAKSIAEYAIECSLNKFFATEVLDYVVDEGVQLHGGYGFMQEYEIERMYRDSRINRIFEGTNEINRLLVPGTYLRKAMKGELPLLQKAQTLQEELMMLMPEEVGDEPLAQEKYLVKNAKKIGLMMAGLAAQKYGPALEKEQEVLVNIADIVSNAYAMESVVLRTEKALEKSGEEKAKQKLLYTQIFCQEAFNEIEQHAKETLVAVENGDALRMMLSALRKFTRHTPINVIAKKREASAKLIDAERYTV, encoded by the coding sequence ATGTCAAATCAAACTGAGAAATTGGTTAAAGGCGGAAGTTTTTTAATTGAAGATGTTTCCTACGAACAGGTTTTCACTCCAGAAGACTACTCTGATGAACAAAAAATGATTGCCAAAACTACAGAAGATTACGTACTGAATGAAGTCGTGCCAGAAGTTGAGCATTTGGAAAACCACGAATTCGACCGTTCTGTAAAATTGCTGAAGCAAGCGGGAGACCTTGGCCTCCTTGGTGCAGACGTTCCGGAAGAATACGGCGGACTTGGCCTTGATAAAGTAAGCTCAGCATTGATTGCTGAAAAAATGTCACGTGCAGGCGGATTCTCTATCTCCCACGGCGCACACGTCGGAATCGGATCTCTTCCGATCGTTTTATTCGGAAATGAAGAGCAGAAGCAAAAATATCTCCCAGCTTTGGCTACAGGCGAAAAGCTTGCTGCCTACGCTTTGACAGAGCCTGGCTCCGGTTCAGATGCACTTGGTGCAAAAACAACCGCGAAACTGAATGAAGCTGGCACACATTATGTCCTGAATGGTGAAAAGCAATGGATCACAAACTCTGCTTTTGCAGACGTATTTGTCGTCTACGCTAAAATCAACGGCGATCAGTTCTCTGCATTCATCGTGGAAAAAGAATTCCCTGGCGTTTCAACAGGTCCGGAAGAAAAGAAAATGGGGATCAAGAGTTCATCCACTCGTACATTGATTCTTGAGGATGCAGAAGTTCCTGTGGAAAACCTTCTTGGGCAAGCAGGAAAAGGACATATCATCGCATTCAATATTTTGAACATCGGGCGCTATAAATTGGGTGTTGGAGCAGTTGGAGCAAGTAAACGTGCGTTGGAAGTAACGGTCCAATATACAAATCAGCGCCAACAGTTCAAGACGCCGATCTCTTCTTTCAACTTAACGAAAGAAAAGCTTTCCACAATGGCTTCCAAACTATATGCAGCTGAAAGCTCCGTATACCGTACAGTAGGACTCTTCGAAGACCGTATGAGCAAGTTGTCTGATGAAGAAGTAAAAAATGGGGCAGAAGTGGCAAAATCGATTGCAGAATATGCAATTGAATGTTCTTTGAACAAATTCTTTGCTACAGAAGTTCTCGACTATGTCGTAGATGAAGGCGTCCAGCTTCACGGAGGCTACGGATTCATGCAAGAATATGAGATTGAAAGAATGTACCGCGACTCCCGCATCAACCGCATTTTCGAGGGTACAAACGAAATCAACAGACTCCTGGTGCCTGGCACTTACCTTCGTAAAGCGATGAAGGGCGAACTTCCGCTTCTTCAAAAAGCACAGACACTGCAAGAAGAACTTATGATGCTTATGCCGGAAGAAGTGGGCGATGAGCCATTGGCGCAAGAGAAATATCTTGTGAAAAACGCTAAGAAAATCGGCTTGATGATGGCGGGCCTTGCTGCTCAAAAATACGGCCCTGCATTAGAAAAGGAACAAGAAGTCCTGGTGAACATAGCGGACATCGTCTCCAACGCATATGCAATGGAATCCGTTGTCCTTCGTACAGAGAAGGCACTCGAAAAATCAGGCGAAGAAAAAGCGAAGCAAAAATTGCTTTATACACAAATCTTCTGCCAAGAAGCTTTCAACGAAATCGAACAGCATGCAAAAGAAACATTGGTGGCTGTTGAGAATGGGGATGCCCTGCGCATGATGCTTTCTGCACTGCGTAAATTCACTAGACATACACCAATCAATGTCATCGCGAAGAAACGTGAAGCTTCCGCGAAATTGATCGACGCTGAACGCTACACAGTTTAA
- a CDS encoding SCP2 sterol-binding domain-containing protein, with protein sequence MQTYFEEISANFKKRNHIHSLMPKEGIKAVFQLEGNEEWFLDIGKDALSFKETAEEDGTIKISMSQGAFSQLLRGEMMLMKLLKREGWVVEGSFRSLLLLESILWLCRQYETITEQTNDTSEKLYKIS encoded by the coding sequence ATGCAAACCTATTTCGAGGAAATATCTGCGAACTTTAAAAAGAGGAATCACATTCATTCCTTAATGCCGAAAGAGGGTATAAAAGCAGTCTTTCAGTTGGAAGGAAATGAGGAGTGGTTCCTTGATATAGGGAAGGACGCCCTTTCTTTTAAGGAAACGGCAGAGGAAGATGGAACAATCAAGATCTCCATGTCTCAGGGTGCATTTTCACAATTGCTGCGCGGTGAAATGATGCTGATGAAACTATTGAAAAGAGAAGGATGGGTTGTAGAGGGGTCTTTCCGAAGCCTCCTCTTATTAGAGTCAATCCTATGGCTGTGCCGCCAATATGAAACAATTACAGAACAAACAAACGACACCAGCGAGAAGCTTTACAAGATTAGTTAA
- a CDS encoding thioredoxin family protein, producing the protein MEQWRKEEIKAKLSGGDSFFLYFYTPLCGTCQVAGRMLEVTEAMMPEQVFGKADLNYMPELAETFSIESVPCLIAIQQGVEKEKMYAFQSVPHVYQFLQKWK; encoded by the coding sequence ATGGAACAATGGAGAAAAGAGGAGATTAAAGCAAAACTGAGTGGCGGAGATTCATTTTTTCTCTATTTTTATACTCCTTTATGTGGAACCTGCCAGGTCGCAGGCAGGATGCTTGAAGTAACTGAAGCGATGATGCCGGAGCAAGTGTTTGGCAAGGCGGACTTAAATTACATGCCCGAATTAGCTGAAACGTTCTCAATCGAAAGCGTCCCTTGCCTGATTGCAATCCAACAAGGCGTAGAAAAGGAAAAAATGTATGCTTTTCAATCTGTCCCTCATGTTTATCAATTTTTGCAAAAATGGAAATGA
- a CDS encoding toprim domain-containing protein, producing MEKVIIVEGKSDKRKIQPILKEEVEIICTNGTISLSKLDELIDELLGKDVYILVDADDSGDKLRKQFKRELPEAEHLYIDRMYREVAAAPEYHLATVLLGANLDVRTDFL from the coding sequence ATGGAAAAGGTCATAATTGTTGAAGGGAAATCGGACAAGCGCAAAATCCAGCCCATCCTCAAAGAAGAAGTAGAAATCATCTGTACAAATGGTACAATAAGCCTCTCAAAACTAGATGAACTAATTGACGAATTGCTTGGAAAAGATGTTTATATCCTCGTGGATGCAGATGACTCAGGCGACAAACTAAGAAAGCAATTCAAAAGGGAGCTTCCCGAAGCGGAGCATCTCTATATCGACAGGATGTATAGAGAGGTGGCGGCAGCCCCCGAATATCATCTTGCAACAGTATTATTAGGTGCCAATCTGGATGTTAGGACGGACTTTTTATAG
- a CDS encoding SDR family NAD(P)-dependent oxidoreductase has product MRNETVLITGASNGIGLDLAEIFSEKSYTVVMVARSGKKMETIAAELREKYKNDIMVIEKDLSLSDAPQELYNELKLRGVSVDVLINNAGFGLFGEFADTDLQKELNMIQLNISALTAMTKVFSEDMIKRKNGKILNVASTAAFQAGPLMAVYYATKAYVLSFSEALENELKDTGVHVSTLCPGPTHTGFSEKAELEQSKLFSSGAMNSKKVAQIGFDGLMNGKSVIIPGAKNRFLATAIRFLPRKAVIATVRKMQERK; this is encoded by the coding sequence ATGAGGAACGAAACAGTTTTGATCACAGGCGCATCAAACGGAATTGGCCTTGATTTGGCAGAAATATTTTCAGAGAAAAGCTATACCGTTGTGATGGTGGCAAGAAGCGGCAAGAAGATGGAAACCATTGCTGCAGAATTAAGGGAAAAATATAAAAATGACATTATGGTCATCGAAAAAGATCTGTCTCTTTCAGATGCACCTCAGGAACTATATAACGAGTTAAAACTTAGGGGCGTTTCGGTTGATGTTCTGATCAATAATGCAGGTTTTGGGTTATTCGGTGAATTCGCTGATACAGACCTTCAAAAGGAACTTAATATGATTCAATTGAATATTTCTGCCCTTACTGCGATGACAAAGGTATTTTCAGAAGATATGATAAAAAGAAAGAATGGGAAAATCCTGAACGTAGCCTCAACAGCAGCATTTCAGGCAGGCCCCCTAATGGCAGTCTATTATGCAACAAAAGCATATGTACTTTCTTTTTCAGAGGCACTGGAAAACGAACTGAAGGATACTGGCGTCCATGTTTCCACACTCTGTCCGGGTCCAACTCACACAGGGTTCAGCGAAAAAGCTGAATTGGAACAGTCAAAACTGTTCAGCAGCGGTGCGATGAATTCAAAAAAGGTAGCCCAAATTGGCTTTGATGGCTTAATGAATGGGAAATCTGTCATCATCCCGGGAGCTAAAAATAGATTTTTGGCGACAGCTATTCGCTTCCTTCCAAGGAAGGCTGTCATCGCAACAGTAAGGAAAATGCAGGAACGCAAATAA
- a CDS encoding methionine ABC transporter ATP-binding protein, translated as MIQIQNVKKIFRSKSGDVTALKNIDLSIEQGEIFGVIGYSGAGKSTLIRMLNGLEVPTEGKVEVAGREVSKIKGASLRKARQEISMIFQHFNLLWSRTVTENIAFPLEIAGVPKQQREKRVAELINLVGLSGKEKSYPAQLSGGQKQRVGIARALANNPKVLLCDEATSALDPQTTDSILELLVDINKRLGLTIVLITHEMHVIRKICERVAVMEDGRVVELGRVLDVFRHPEQNITKRFVQQVTEQQDTKEIIDVLMKQHPEGEIVKLTFIGERTEQPVITTLIRDFDISVNILQGKITPTQESSYGTLFVGISGNREAVEKSIQFLKDQQVDVEVLSNNG; from the coding sequence ATGATACAGATTCAGAATGTGAAAAAAATATTCAGGTCTAAATCCGGTGATGTTACCGCCCTTAAAAATATTGATCTATCCATCGAACAAGGAGAGATTTTCGGTGTCATTGGATATAGCGGTGCAGGAAAAAGTACGCTTATCCGAATGTTAAACGGCCTCGAAGTCCCGACAGAGGGAAAAGTGGAGGTAGCAGGCAGGGAAGTATCTAAAATCAAAGGTGCATCCCTTAGAAAAGCCCGGCAGGAAATCAGCATGATCTTCCAGCACTTTAATTTGCTTTGGTCGAGGACAGTCACAGAAAACATTGCATTTCCCCTGGAGATCGCAGGAGTGCCGAAGCAGCAAAGAGAAAAGAGAGTAGCTGAACTGATTAATCTGGTGGGATTGTCCGGAAAGGAAAAGTCCTATCCGGCACAGCTTAGCGGAGGGCAAAAGCAAAGAGTGGGAATTGCCCGTGCTCTTGCCAACAACCCGAAAGTTCTCCTTTGTGATGAGGCAACGTCCGCTCTCGATCCGCAGACGACCGATTCCATTTTAGAACTCCTTGTGGACATTAATAAGAGATTAGGGCTCACGATTGTCCTGATCACACATGAGATGCATGTCATCCGCAAGATCTGTGAGAGGGTCGCCGTCATGGAAGACGGAAGAGTGGTTGAATTAGGAAGAGTTCTCGATGTATTCAGGCATCCTGAACAGAATATCACCAAGCGGTTTGTTCAGCAGGTCACTGAACAACAGGATACAAAAGAAATCATTGACGTACTCATGAAACAGCATCCGGAAGGTGAGATTGTCAAGCTGACCTTCATCGGCGAGAGGACAGAGCAGCCTGTGATCACTACTCTGATCAGGGACTTTGATATATCCGTCAATATCCTTCAGGGGAAAATCACCCCTACACAGGAAAGCTCTTATGGGACTTTGTTTGTCGGGATATCTGGCAATAGAGAAGCTGTAGAAAAATCAATCCAGTTCTTGAAGGATCAGCAAGTAGATGTGGAGGTGCTATCCAACAATGGCTGA
- a CDS encoding methionine ABC transporter permease has product MADKLFENVEWDRMWEATGETLYMTVYSVVITFILGIALGLLLFLTSRGGLWQNKLINGLTAAVVNVFRSIPFIILIVLLIPFTKALIGTIIGEDAALPALIIGAAPFYARMVEISLREIDKGVIEAARSMGAKTSTIIFKVLLPESMPALVSGITVTSIALVGYTAMAGVIGAGGLGNLAYLDGFQRSRQDVTLVATVIILLIVFIIQFIGDLIASRLDKR; this is encoded by the coding sequence ATGGCTGATAAATTATTCGAAAATGTAGAATGGGACCGCATGTGGGAGGCCACTGGGGAAACCTTATATATGACGGTCTACTCTGTAGTCATTACATTTATTTTAGGCATTGCGCTCGGCCTGCTCCTCTTTTTGACATCCAGGGGAGGACTTTGGCAGAACAAGTTAATCAATGGTTTAACAGCAGCGGTTGTGAATGTTTTCCGCTCCATCCCTTTCATCATTTTGATTGTTCTCTTGATTCCTTTTACAAAGGCTTTGATTGGAACGATCATTGGAGAGGATGCCGCATTGCCGGCCTTGATCATCGGGGCAGCTCCATTTTATGCGAGAATGGTTGAAATTTCTCTTAGAGAAATCGATAAAGGCGTCATAGAAGCGGCGAGATCCATGGGAGCCAAAACAAGCACGATCATTTTCAAAGTGCTGCTGCCAGAGTCTATGCCAGCACTTGTCTCAGGGATCACAGTAACGTCCATTGCCCTTGTCGGGTACACCGCAATGGCAGGCGTCATTGGTGCAGGCGGCCTTGGGAATTTGGCTTACCTGGATGGATTCCAGCGAAGCAGGCAGGATGTCACATTGGTGGCAACCGTCATTATCCTGCTCATTGTCTTCATCATTCAATTCATTGGTGACTTGATCGCATCAAGATTAGATAAACGATAA
- a CDS encoding YusG family protein has product MTLNPKKAEVTDRVVGRLNESGIELFLDGKSIGRMKLPEGADIEFAMEPNYESSGSKIYQNYSAPDQKEARYTDCDEGGWC; this is encoded by the coding sequence ATGACATTGAACCCGAAAAAAGCAGAAGTGACCGACAGGGTGGTCGGACGATTAAATGAAAGCGGAATTGAATTATTCCTTGATGGCAAGTCCATCGGCAGGATGAAACTGCCAGAAGGAGCAGATATCGAATTTGCCATGGAACCCAACTATGAATCATCAGGCAGCAAAATCTACCAAAACTACTCAGCACCAGACCAAAAGGAAGCCCGCTACACAGATTGCGACGAAGGCGGATGGTGCTGA
- the gcvH gene encoding glycine cleavage system protein GcvH gives MSTPKELKYSEEHEWVKSEDGKVRVGITHFAQSELGDIVFVELPEVGDEVKADEPFGSVESVKTVSELYAPVSGKVVAVNEELSDSPEFVNESPYEKAWMIVVEPSDESELDQLMTAEQYDEMINEA, from the coding sequence ATGAGCACACCGAAAGAATTGAAGTATTCTGAAGAACATGAATGGGTAAAATCAGAGGATGGGAAAGTCCGCGTAGGAATTACTCATTTTGCACAATCCGAGCTTGGAGACATCGTTTTCGTTGAACTTCCAGAAGTAGGCGATGAAGTGAAAGCGGACGAACCGTTTGGAAGCGTAGAATCTGTTAAAACAGTATCTGAGCTTTATGCACCAGTAAGCGGTAAAGTCGTTGCTGTCAACGAAGAACTTAGCGACAGCCCAGAATTTGTCAATGAATCCCCGTACGAAAAAGCATGGATGATCGTAGTAGAGCCTTCTGATGAAAGCGAACTTGATCAGTTAATGACTGCTGAACAATACGATGAAATGATTAACGAAGCATAA
- a CDS encoding arsenate reductase family protein translates to MALAFYWYPKCGTCRKAKKWLEESNVDLNEIHIVDNPPAKEQLKEMYQNSGLELKKFFNTSGQKYRELGLKDKIGTASEDELLELLASEGMLIKRPLAYDGKKTTVGFNEAEYEKNWA, encoded by the coding sequence ATGGCATTGGCATTTTATTGGTATCCTAAATGTGGGACATGCCGCAAAGCAAAAAAATGGCTGGAAGAAAGCAATGTAGATTTAAATGAAATTCACATTGTGGACAACCCTCCTGCAAAGGAACAACTGAAAGAAATGTATCAAAACAGCGGATTGGAACTGAAAAAGTTCTTCAACACAAGCGGGCAGAAATATCGGGAGCTTGGATTGAAGGATAAAATCGGCACCGCTTCAGAAGATGAACTGCTGGAATTGCTTGCATCCGAGGGTATGCTGATCAAGCGGCCGCTTGCTTACGACGGAAAGAAAACCACTGTCGGATTCAACGAAGCGGAATACGAAAAAAATTGGGCTTGA
- the sufC gene encoding Fe-S cluster assembly ATPase SufC yields MAASTLVIKDLHVEIEGKEILKGVNLEVKGGEIHAIMGPNGTGKSTLSSAIMGHPKYTVTKGSITLDGKDVLEMEVDERAQAGLFLAMQYPSEISGVTNADFLRSAINSRREEGEEISLMKFIRKMDEKMDFLEMDQDMAQRYLNEGFSGGEKKRNEILQLMMIEPKIAILDEIDSGLDIDALKVVSKGINEMRGEDFGCLIITHYQRLLNYITPDHVHIMMQGRVVKSGGPELAQRLEAEGYDWIKQELGIEDETVGQEA; encoded by the coding sequence ATGGCAGCTTCAACTTTAGTAATCAAAGACCTTCACGTAGAGATTGAGGGGAAAGAAATTCTAAAAGGTGTGAACCTGGAAGTAAAAGGTGGAGAAATCCATGCAATCATGGGGCCGAACGGTACTGGTAAATCCACTTTATCTTCTGCAATCATGGGTCACCCTAAATACACTGTAACAAAAGGAAGCATCACGCTTGATGGAAAAGACGTCCTTGAAATGGAAGTCGATGAGCGTGCACAAGCAGGACTATTCCTTGCTATGCAATACCCAAGCGAAATCAGCGGTGTAACGAATGCGGACTTCCTGCGTTCCGCCATCAACAGCCGACGCGAAGAAGGAGAAGAAATCTCCTTGATGAAATTCATCCGCAAAATGGATGAAAAAATGGATTTCTTGGAAATGGATCAAGACATGGCACAACGCTATTTGAATGAAGGTTTCTCCGGCGGTGAGAAAAAACGCAACGAAATTCTTCAATTAATGATGATTGAACCAAAAATCGCCATCCTTGATGAAATTGACTCCGGTCTTGATATCGATGCACTTAAAGTCGTTTCTAAAGGAATCAATGAAATGCGCGGAGAAGATTTTGGCTGCTTGATTATCACTCACTATCAGCGCCTGCTTAACTATATTACGCCAGACCATGTACACATTATGATGCAAGGACGCGTTGTTAAATCAGGTGGTCCTGAGCTGGCACAGCGCCTTGAAGCAGAAGGCTACGACTGGATCAAGCAAGAACTAGGAATCGAAGACGAAACTGTTGGTCAAGAAGCGTAA
- a CDS encoding MetQ/NlpA family ABC transporter substrate-binding protein — MKKLLLLAITAVLVAALAACGGKEKDGNGKELVVGASNVPHAQILEKAKPILKKKGIDLKIVKYQDYVVPNQALDSGDLDANYFQHIPYLKSQMKEHGYKFANAGAIHIEPIGIYSKKYKSLDDLPKGATILMSSSVADHGRILAMLEKKGLIKLKPGVDKVTATVKDITDNPKKLKFDYQYEASFLPQAYKNGEGDAVVINSNYAIDVGLDPQKDTIALEDKDSPYANVIAVRKGDENKKNIKTLVDVLHSKEIQDYIKKEWHGSVVPVSGK, encoded by the coding sequence GTGAAAAAATTATTATTATTGGCCATTACGGCCGTATTGGTCGCGGCGCTTGCTGCATGCGGCGGCAAAGAGAAAGATGGAAATGGAAAAGAATTAGTTGTGGGGGCTTCAAATGTTCCTCATGCTCAAATCCTTGAAAAGGCAAAACCGATTTTGAAGAAAAAAGGCATTGATTTAAAAATTGTTAAATATCAGGATTACGTGGTTCCAAACCAGGCGCTTGATTCAGGAGATTTGGATGCCAACTATTTTCAGCATATCCCATACTTGAAATCACAAATGAAAGAGCACGGATATAAATTCGCTAATGCCGGTGCAATTCACATTGAACCAATCGGCATCTATTCTAAGAAATATAAATCTCTGGATGACCTACCAAAAGGTGCAACAATCCTGATGAGCAGCTCAGTCGCTGACCATGGAAGAATCCTTGCAATGCTTGAGAAAAAAGGCTTGATCAAATTGAAGCCGGGTGTTGATAAGGTTACAGCAACAGTGAAAGACATTACGGATAATCCCAAGAAATTAAAGTTTGACTATCAATATGAAGCATCCTTCCTTCCGCAGGCATATAAAAACGGGGAAGGCGATGCAGTTGTAATCAACTCAAACTATGCCATTGATGTCGGTCTCGATCCTCAAAAAGATACGATTGCCTTGGAGGATAAAGATTCACCGTATGCAAACGTCATTGCAGTACGCAAAGGTGATGAAAATAAAAAGAACATCAAAACATTGGTTGATGTCCTTCATTCAAAAGAAATCCAAGATTATATCAAAAAAGAATGGCATGGATCTGTTGTTCCGGTGTCAGGTAAATAA
- a CDS encoding carboxymuconolactone decarboxylase family protein: MNSHNSSTENALHNYKAGLGVFTEKMPELAEQYNAFTQECFKEGTLSKKQKQLIALGISLYSQDEYCIIYHTKGCLDEGCSEQEVLETIGVTAAFGGGASMSQGVTLVQEAMGELNQLKQ, from the coding sequence ATGAATTCACATAATTCTTCCACAGAAAATGCACTTCATAACTACAAAGCAGGTTTAGGTGTTTTCACGGAGAAAATGCCTGAATTGGCAGAGCAGTATAATGCCTTCACACAGGAATGCTTTAAAGAGGGAACTCTTTCGAAGAAGCAAAAGCAGCTGATTGCATTGGGGATCAGTCTGTATTCCCAAGATGAATATTGCATCATCTATCATACAAAAGGCTGCTTGGACGAGGGATGCTCTGAACAGGAAGTCCTTGAGACGATTGGTGTAACAGCAGCATTCGGCGGCGGTGCATCTATGAGCCAGGGAGTGACTCTTGTTCAAGAGGCGATGGGCGAATTGAATCAATTAAAGCAATAA